The sequence below is a genomic window from Pleurocapsa sp. PCC 7327.
ATGAAAATTATTCTAGAAAATGCTGGGGCACAAATTGGGGTTTTCATCTTATCTAAAGAAGGCAAATTAATCCTAGAAGTGGCTAGTTCGGAAATTAGAGGTGGCGTAACGATGCGAGCGGTTATTCCAGTTGAAAAATGTCAAAAGCTGCCATTATCAATCATTAATTATGTAGCTAGAACCAAAGAAACTTTTATTTTAAAAAAATCTGTCAATGATTCTATCTTTGTTAGCGATCCCTACATTCAACAGCATCAACCTAAGTCGATTTTATGTTTCCCGATTTGCACTCAAGGTAAACTCATTGGCATCGTTTACTTGGAAAATAATCTCACTCCTGATGCTTTTACAAGCGATCGCATAGAAATTCTAAAACTTTTAAGTCCTCAAATGGCAATTTCTTTAGAAAATGCCATGCTTTACCGCAATTTACAGCAATCTCAAGCCAGAGAACGAGCCGCACAGCAAATGCGAAAGGTTCTAGAAAAAGAAAAGGAACTTAACGAACTTAAATCTCGCTTTGTTTCTATGACTTCCCACGAGTTTCGCACGCCGCTAGCTACTATTATGGGCTATGTCGAACTCTTCAAATACTACAGCCATAACTGGAGCGAAGAGAAAAAACAGGACTATCTCGATCGGATTCAATCCGCTGTCCGACACATGACGAATTTACTCGATGATGTGTTGCTATTCAATAAAGCAGAAGCTAAAAAATTGGAATTGAATCCTTCGCTACTGAATCTCCAACAATTCTGTCACACTTTGGCTGAAGAAATCCAGCTAGGAGTTAAAACCCAACAAACAATTGCCTTTTCTTGTCAGGGTAATTGTACTGAAGCTTACATGGATGAAAAACTGCTCGGACACATCCTTGGCAATTTGCTTTCAAATGCCATTAAGTATTCCCCAGCAGACAGCACCGTGGAGTTTAGGTTAACCTGTCAGGAAGGCGAAGCGACTTTCCAGATTCAAGATCGAGGAATCGGCATTCCTGAAGAAGACCTACCACGACTGTTTGAGCCTTTCCATCGCGCTAAAAATGCTAGTAAAATCTCAGGGACTGGACTGGGACTGGCAATTGTCAAAAAATCTGTAGATTTGCATGGCGGAAAAATTGCCGTTAACAGCAAAGTCGGCACAGGAACAACGTTTACAGTCACTATTCCACTCACCCAGAAAAACTAGAATTAGTCATTTTTGAAGTCGCAAGTCGGAATTCGGAATTCGGAAGTAAAAACAAAGGACTTTCAACACTCGACAAATGACATCGGACAAGTGACCAATGACAAAGGACAAATGACCTGAAACTAAAAACTCTAAAACTCTCGGTTAGTTAAATTGCATAAAATTTTTTCAAACTAGAGCTAGAAATTGTTATTTCCGAGAAATTTTAGGGAACTTTATTTTTAGCTGGCTCTATGTACAAGTTTTGTTGAGGAAGACGACTGCTATGACCAAAATTTTAGTTATTGAAGACGACAATGAGCTTCGCAATATTATTAGTGAAGTCCTCTGTGCCGAGAATTTTAGTGTCATTGAGGCAGAAGATGGCAATATCGGCGTGCAATTAGCGCAAGAAGAGCTTCCCGATCTGATTATTTGCGATATTATGCTTCCATCGCTCGATGGTTACGGCGTACTGTACGAAATTCGTTCTATCCCATCTCTCCAGATGGTTCCTTTCATTTTCTTGACGGCTAAATCTACCAAAACTGACTTGCGCTTGGGAATGGAATTGGGAGCAGATGATTATTTAACCAAACCATTTACTAGAGACGAATTACTAGGAGCCATCACAACGCGCTTGGCAAAGCAAGTAGCGATTGAACGAGAGTCTCAAAAAAAACTGGACGACCTACGCGATCGTATCACCTACGCGCTCCCCCACGAGTTTCGGACGCCTCTCAATTCTATTCTTAATAACTCCAAATTACTCTTAGAAAACTACCGCGATACAGAGCCAGAAGAAGCTTTGGCAATGTTAAAAGATATCCATCATTCCGGTCAACTTTTATATCGACTCGTTCAAAACTTTTTGCTATATGGACAACTCATACAACTAGGAAAAGATCCCGAACGAGTCAGAAAATTGAGCAATGCCAATGAAAAAAGTTTTTCTAAAAAAATCATCGAACAAATTGCTCTCCAAAAGGCTATAGAATTCAATCGAGAAGAAGATTTGCAATTAGATTTACAAGAGGCAGTAATTCCCATCTCCGAACGAAAGCTTGGGAAAATTGTCGAAGAAATCATTGATAACGCCTTTAAATTCTCAAGCGCGGGAACTCCAGTTCAAATTCGTAGTTTTTTGCAGGACAATAATTTCCAACTATTTATTATCGATTTTGGACGAGGCATGACAACAGAGCAAATTGCTAATCTGGGAGCTTATATGCAATTTGAACGGAAGATTTATGCCCAACAAGGTTCTGGTTTAGGATTGACGATTGCTAAACTAATGATTGAATTATATGGCGGAGAATTAAAAATTGAAAGTATCCCAGATAAACAAACAATCGTTCATGTTATTTGTCCAGCAAATTAAGGGAAAAGCAATTGCACTTTTAGTCACGAGCGATCTAGGCATCCGCTAATAGGTTATCTTAAAAGTAGAAAATGTGCAAGGTACTTCGCCGCGAGACAGCGGAGCCTGAAAAGCACTTCGTCATGTTGAGCGTAGCGATCGCGAAGCAAAACATCTACCAATTCGCAATTAGCGATTATCAGTTCACAATTGGGAAATAGAGATAGATTCTAGCTAGAAATTCAATGTTTTTATATTTTAATGGCGAATTGCGAATTATCAATTAGTCAGCAGTTCTGAACGATATAATCTCCCGTTTCTTGTCCGTCAGAGTAGGATGATTATGTAGCCCAGCTACGGTCTGAGATCGGAATTAGCGCTGACACGCGAATCAATTTAGCAAGCTACTGTAAGTGTAAGCGCAACTCGATCGCTCCCATAGCAAGAGCCGTTCGTCAATGCCATTCGTATCAGATCCGCCAATTGCCGTCAAAATTCAAAAGATGAAACAGCGACTGCGGTGGGATGACCCCGCGATCGTACAAAGAGAGATCGATCGCACTCGATTTGTTCTAGATGACGGTAGCAGCGATGGCCCGGAGTTTTCTTTCCTCGTCATCGGCGATACGGGAACGGGAATCCAAACTCATAACGCACAACGGCAGGTTGCCCAGCACATGCTACCCCACTTGGATTCTTGTCGCTTCGTACTACATACAGGCGATGTGGTTTACTTAGTAGGCTCTAGCGAATTTTATCGAGATAACTTCATCAATCCCTACAAAGAACTTTTAGTCGGCGGCGATCGACCCGAAAAAATTGCCTACGATCGCATGGTTTTTAAAGTCCCAATGTTTCTCGTGCCTGGCAATCATGATTACTACGATTTGCCTTTTCTAGAGGGATTATTTGCGGGATTGACTTTACCCCTGCGTCG
It includes:
- a CDS encoding response regulator, which codes for MTKILVIEDDNELRNIISEVLCAENFSVIEAEDGNIGVQLAQEELPDLIICDIMLPSLDGYGVLYEIRSIPSLQMVPFIFLTAKSTKTDLRLGMELGADDYLTKPFTRDELLGAITTRLAKQVAIERESQKKLDDLRDRITYALPHEFRTPLNSILNNSKLLLENYRDTEPEEALAMLKDIHHSGQLLYRLVQNFLLYGQLIQLGKDPERVRKLSNANEKSFSKKIIEQIALQKAIEFNREEDLQLDLQEAVIPISERKLGKIVEEIIDNAFKFSSAGTPVQIRSFLQDNNFQLFIIDFGRGMTTEQIANLGAYMQFERKIYAQQGSGLGLTIAKLMIELYGGELKIESIPDKQTIVHVICPAN